The following DNA comes from Candidatus Peregrinibacteria bacterium.
TTCGAAATTCAACAAAGTCGATTTCAAACTTTAAACTTCGAGAGGGAATGCCTGTTGGTGTTTCTGTTACACTGCGAAAAGAGAAGATGTATGACTTCTTGGAACGGCTCGTGAAAATTGTTTTTCCTCGTATTCGAGACTTTCGTGGCTTTTCTTCACGATCGTTTGATGGACGAGGAAATTACTCACTTGGAATTCGAGACCACCTTATTTTTCCAGAAATTCCTACTGATGAAATTATTCGTTCTTTTGGAGTGCAGGTAACATTCACCACGAGTGCCAAAAATGACAAAGAAGCGAAACTCCTCTTAGAGGCTTTTGGTTTTCCCTTTCAAAAATCCTGATGGCAAAAAAATCAATGATCGTAAAGGCTGAACGAAAGCGTGAAAAGGTTCGACGAGCTGCTCTTCTCGGGAAGAAGGCAAAAATGGGTGTTCGTGCCTATAATTGTTGTAACCAATGCGGACGAACACGATCCTACTTTCGATTTTTTGGTCTTTGTCGCATGTGCCTTCGGGAACATGCTCGTCGGGGTGAGATTCCAGGGCTTACAAAATCGAGTTGGTAATTTTATTTTTTTTCCTATGCAGAGCGATCCCATTGCAGACTTCTTGACGCGCATCCGAAACGCCTCGCAAGCAAAAAATGAGGTACTTATGTGTCCCTACTCAAAGATAAAAGAGGAGATGGGAACAATACTTGAACGAGAAGGTTTTATTGAGAAATCACGAGTAGACAGAAGTGGAAAATTTCCAGTGCTTCGAATCTCACTCTCTCCAACACGTGGTCAACTCTCCCTAAAGCGAGTAAGTCGCCCTGGACGACGTGTTTATAAATCTGCTAAAGAAATCCGCTCTGTACAAAATGGGTTTGGAATTTCCATCATCAGCACAAGCTCTGGTCTTAAGACCGACACTGAAGCGAGAATGGGGAAGATGGGGGGGGAGGTACTCTGTGAGATTTTTTAATTTTTCTTACTTTTCATCATATGTCACGAATTGGAAAACAACCGGTTGTGATTCCTAACGGAGTAGAAGTATCCATAACAGGTGACATCATCGCAGTAAAAGGAAAAAAAGGAGAGCTCACATTCTCTCATCACTCTCATGTTTCGGTTTCAATGGAGGAGGGAATGCTACAAGTAGTGCGAAAAAGTGATGAGAAGGAGGACAGAGCACTTCATGGACTCACTCGGGCACTTATTCAAAATATGGTTACCGGTGTAAACGAAGGATTTTCTATTCGACTCGAGATCATCGGAGTTGGGTATCGAACACAGGTTTCCGATTCAAAAATCACACTCAGTCTTGGTTTTTCTCATCCTGTTGAGATGATTACTCCTGAAGGAATTACAGCAGAGATCGATAAGGACACAAAGCAACTTGTTCTTTCGGGAATTGATAAACAAAAAGTTGGTCAATTTGCCGCTGAAATTCGCTCCCTTCGAAAACCAGAGCCCTATAAAGGAAAAGGAATTCGATATGCCGGAGAACATGTTCGACGAAAAGTTGGAAAAGCGGCTGGGAAAAAATAATTTTCTAAAGTTATGACTATGAAAAAACGACAACAATGGTTCAATCGTAAAAATCGAGTTCGAAAGACGATTGGAAAGGGAACCTCTCTGCGTCCAAGAATGCTCGTATTTTGTAGTAATCGGGCACTTTATGTGCAGATCATAGATGATGAAAAACAAGTGACCGTTGCCTCAGTACACTCACTAAAAGAGAAAAACGGATCAACCATGGAGACCGCCAGAAAAATAGGAACAGAAGTTGCCAAGCGTGCCCAAGAAAAAAAGGTGCAGTCTATCGTTTTTGATAGAAATGGCTACCAATATCATGGAAAAGTAAAAGCAATTGCAGAGGCGGCACGTGAAGCTGGTCTTCAATTTTAATTTTCTTCTTATTAAGACTACATATGAGCGATGAAATCAAAATTACGACCCCCTCAGGTGAGGATTTAAATACTTCAGAAGAAGAAAAGGGTGTTTCTTCTCGAGGAGGAAAAAGAGGAAAAGGGGAGCGCTCAGGAGGGAAAGGCCGAAAGAGAAACCGTCGAGAAGGTGGGGAACGAGAAGCAAAAGAATTTGAAGAAGAGCTCCTTCAGGTCGACCGTGTAACGCGCGTTGTAAAAGGAGGACGTCGTTTGCGTTTTCGTGCCACTGTTGTTATTGGTGATCGAAAAGGGCGAGTTGGTTTTGGAACAGATAAAGCAGCAGAAGTGCCACAAGCTATTCAAAAAGCCGTTCGGGATGCCAAAAAAAATCTTATTACTGTCCCCATGGTCAATGGAACCATTCCACACCAAATGAAAGTAAAATTTAAATCGGCAAAAATACTTATTATGCCAGCAAAATCAGGATCAGGAATTATTGCCGGAGGTGCTATGCGAAAAATTGCAGATCTTGCTGGAATTGAGGATATTCTTGGAAAAAATATTGGAACGAGCAATAGGATCTCTTCAGGAAAAGCAATGATGATTGCTCTTAAAAACCTTTCCCAACCAAAGGAAGAAAAGAAAGAGTTTGCCAAAGAGACAGTAGCTTTGGCAAAATAATTGTCCCTTTTATAAACGATTTTTATGAAACGATCAGATTTAGTACCGGCAGTAGGAAGCAGAACGAAGAAGGTTCGTCGTGGACGAGGCGATGGAAGTGGGTCTGGAAACTATTCCGGAAGAGGAATGAAAGGGCAAAATGCTCGTGCTGGAGGAGGTGTTCGTGTTGGATTTGAAGGAGGTCAAACTCCCCTGCTCCGCAGAACTCCAAAACAAAGAGGATTTCGAAATCCAAATCGTGTTGAATTTCTTGCCATCAATTTTCATATTCTTGAAAAGAAATTTTCAGATGGAGAGGTCGTTTCTCCTGCTACTCTCCTCGAAAAGCGAATTATTCGAAACCTCAATAAACCCGTAAAAATTTTGGCAACTGGTACCCTTACAAAACAGGTTTCATTTGAAGGTATTACTTTTTCCAAATCTGCGGAAAGTGTTCTTCAAAACAAGAAGGGATCTGTTCCAAAAAAGAAGTCTTCAGTGCAAGTGGCACCAAATGTTTCAGAAGAAGCTCCTCAATAAAGAAATCTTAGAAACACATTTGAAAAAGCCGCTTGAAAAAGCGGTTTTTTTGTATTTTTTATCTCTTATCTGCATCAATCTCTATGAAAAAAACTTTTCACTTTTTTGCTCCAGAAATACGAAAATACAAGTGGTGGCTTGTGGGAATGATTATGAGTATTTCTCTCGTCAGCATCACTCAAAGCGGATATCCATTTCTGTTGCGAAAAATTGCAAATATATTTTCCAATGATCCATCAAGAGAAAGTGAAGTCCTTCTCCATCAGGTCTTCTTGAGCATTTTTGGACTTTACGTGTGCACATTTTTTTTATGGAGAATCTTCGAGTGGACAATTATTCATTTCGAGAGCCTGTCTATGCGAGACATTGACCAGCGATCTTTTGCGATCATACAAAAAAAGTCATTCCGTTTCTTCCAAGAAGAACATATTGGAAGTCTTGTCAAAAAAGCAGGTCGTTTGGTAAATGCCTTCGAAACATTCTTCGATCAGCTCTCGTTTATTCTCTTTCGAAATATTCTCGACATCCTCATTATTCTCACTATTTTTTCAATTCAAAAACCAATTATCGGACTTCTTTTTGGCGTGTGGAGTATCCTTTTTATTGGAGGAAACTACTTCTTCTCCCGTTGGAAACTGAAATATGATGAGGCGGTTGCAAAAGCAGATTCGCAAGTAGGAGGAGTATTCACCGACTCTTGGGGAAACTTTGGCGCCGTAAAAAGCTTCGCAAAAGAAGAAGAGGAGTTCGAGAGGGCGAAACATGCCACAAGCTATTGGGAGAAGAAGAATCGAAAATCATGGATTTTGAACAATTTTTCCTTTGCCATTCAGAGCTTTCTCATGATTTCTATGGAAATTATAATCATTCTTGTGCTCATCAATGGATGGAAGAAAGGAACCACAAATGTTGGGGATTTCATTTTTTTCGAAACATTTCTTATTCCCCTGTTTCGCACACTGTGGGACTTTGGAAAGAATCTTCGGCAACTTTTTCGCGCTATCGCTGACGCGAAAGAGATGGGAGAAATTTTGGAACAAGAAGAGGAAGTAAAAGATATCTCAAATGCTCCAGAAATTGTTGTAAAAAAAGGAGATATTGCCTTTCACGATGTTCAGTTTTCCTATTCTGGAGATCGACAAGAAATTCAAAACATCAGCCTCACCATTCCTGCTGGACAAAGCGTAGCGCTTGTTGGAAACACAGGATCTGGAAAAACAACTATCACAAAACTTCTCTTGCGATTTTTTGATATCTCTTCTGGAACCGTCACTATTGATGGACAGAATATCGCTCATGTAACGCAACAATCGCTTCGAAGGAGCATTTCCCTTGTTCCGCAAATGCCAGAACTCTTCTTTCGAAGTATTTCAGAAAACATCGCCTTTGGAAAAACAGGAGCCTCAAAAGAAGAAATCCGGAAGGCGGCAGAAAAAGCAGGAGCGATTGATTTTATCAATGCCCTTCCAAATGGTTTTGACACACTCGTAGGAGAACGTGGAGTCAAGCTTTCAGGTGGAGAAAGACAACGCATTGCTATTGCTCGTGCATTTCTCAAAGATGCTCCCATTCTCGTACTGGATGAGGCGACAAGTGCGCTCGACTCCATTACTGAAAAAGCAGTTCAAGGAGCGATAGAAGCGCTTCTCAAAAATCGAACGAGTATTGTTATTGCTCATCGACTTTCAACTATTTTGCAAGTTGATCGAATTCTTGTACTCGAAAAAGGAAAGATTGCGGAAGATGGTACGCATGAAGAGCTCCTCAAAAACAAGGGGTGCTATGCGGAAATGTGGGAACATCAGTCTGGAGGATTTTTACAAGAGGATGATGTTTCTCTTTGAGAAGATTTGTGAGACTTCTCAGGGAACCCGAACTGCACCAAAAAGCTGATCGAGAATGTGATCTGTTGTTACCTCTTCTGCTTCTGCTTCGTAGGTTGGAATAATACGGTGTCGCAAAACATCTTTTCCAATATCTTTTATATCGTCTGGCGTCACAAAATCTCGATTCCTCAAGAGTGCCATTGCTTTTGAAGCCAAAAGAAGCGCTATAGAAGCACGTGGAGAAGCGCCAAAGGCAATAAGTGGCGTAAGGTCGGGAATTCCGGCAGATGCTGGGTGTCGACTCGCAAAAACAATATCTCGGATGTAATGCTTTATAGAATCATCCGCGTATACTTTTTTACAGATTTTCTGAAGTGCAAGAATATCTTTTCCCGAGATTACCTTCTTTGACTCTTCTTCTTCAAAAGTTTCATTCAAATTCATAATGGCAATTTCTTCTTCTGGAGAGGGGTAAGAAACGGTTACCTTCATGAGAAAGCGATCTGTTTGGGCTTCGGGAAGCGCGTAGGTTCCCTCTTGTTCAATAGGATTTTGTGTCGCCAACACAAAAAATGGTGATGGCAAGGCAAGGGTTTCTTCTCCAATAGTCACCTGCTTTTCTTGCATAGCTTCGAGCAAAGCACTTTGAACCTTCGCCGGTGCACGATTGATTTCATCCGCGAGAATAAAATTGGCAAAAACTGGACCTGTTTTTACAGAAAAAGTGTGATCTTTTGGGTTGTAGATACGTGTTCCAATGAGGTCGGAAGGAAGAAGATCTGGGGTAAACTGAATACGACGAAAAAGAACACCCATAGTTTTTGCAAGAGTGGATATGGACTTCGTTTTTGCAAGACCCGGAACGCCCTCAAGAAGGACATGTCCACCGGAACAAATAGCAATAACAAGTCGCTCCAAAAGATCTTGCTGACCGATAATAGCTTTTTTCATTTCTGCCAATACTTCTTGAAGCAAAACATTGGCAGAAGAAATATCCATTTCTTTTTTACTCATACGTTGGGAAAAGAAGAAAAAAGATGATGTGTGCGATGAAGGAGATTGGTTTTATCAAGAGATTTTCGAGCAAAAAGCGCGCCATCCAATGTTTCTAAAAGAGGTTGAACATACGGAAGAAGCTGAGAAGAACGCTCTTGCAAAACAGCGAGAATTTCTCTGCTCGTCATCTCTTCGGCAGAAATCCCCTCTGTATGCGAAATAAAAAGACGGAGAGCAGAGAGAAGTTTTTTCGCAAAAACAGCGTCATCTTCGGAAACATGCGGAAGAATAATATCAGGAGTTTTAGGAGGAAAAAATTCCTCTGAGGGAATAACTTTGGAGATGCGATTTTTTTTTCGACCAAGAAGAAAAGATATTCCTCCTGCACACACCCCAATAACCAAGAGTAAAACTGCCGTGGTGTTCCACACTTTTTTTTGCTCTGGAATGTGCTCCTCATCCTTCATAAAAGAGGCTTCGGAAGATTCTGAATTATCTTTCTGATGAATTTCTGGAGGAGAAATGACAGAAAGGGAGAGAATATTCGATTGAATTTTTTCTCCACTGGAAAAAACAACAGTCGCTGGACCAAGGGAAAAAGTTCCGGTCTTCTGCGGAAGAATCGTGGTATGTAATTGGAATTCTGAATTCATTTTCCCATTCACAACTGTCATTCGACTACTTTGTGAAGTTCCCTGCTGTATAAACTCTGGTGGAATTGGTACATTTACAGAAGCGATAGAAGCATCTCCGGTTCCTCGCAATATAAGACTCACAGAAAAGGATTCATTCACAATAATATTTTCCGTTTGTAAAACAAGTTCTGCTGTAAATGACCCTTCGCTTCTTCCCGAAGATATCGGCAGAAGAAAAAGGAGAAGGAAAGCGCTGACAGAAAGAAGAATGCGCGAAAACATATTTCGTATCGCGAAAGAGCATACCGTTTTTCATGGATATTTTCAATATCCGTTTATCTCACCAACTCTCTCGATTAATGTGCTCAGGGGAAACTCCTTTTTCCATCAAAATTTGTTGCATTTCCTTTACCATAGTATATCCCCCACAAAGTGAGACTTCTGCATTTTCAAAAAAACTTGCGTCTAGTGTGGATGCAATAGTTGTTACACGTCCCTCTCTATAGTTTTCTGGCGGAAGCTTTGGCTGACTCACACAAAAAGTGATATGACACCTTTTTGGGCTTTTGGATTCCCAATGAGAAAACTCTTCTTGAAAACAGAGATATTCCTCATTTCGAACTCCAAAGAAAAGAAAGATCTCTGGCGCATTTGACTCAGAAGAAAAGAAATGAAGCATACTCCGAAATGGGGCAATTCCTGTTCCAGTAGCAAAAAAGATTTGCCGTTTCTGAGGAAAACGAATGCCAAATTTCCCAAGAGGTCCAAGAAAATCAACCACTTTTCCAGGAAGAGAGTCCCACAGAAATGTACTCGCTTTTCCATTAGGAACGTGTTTCACTACCAATTCAAAAAATGGAAGCTCTTGTGGAGCAGATGCAAGAGAATAGGCACGACGAGCGCCATCATCTGGTAAACAGAGAAGAAGAAATTGTCCAGGAGAAAAAGAGGAGGGAGAAGTCTCAGAAGAAATACAAAATCGAAAAGACCTCGTTTCGTGTGCAACGTCTTCAAATTGCACAAGTTTGGCAGAAAAAGAGGGATTAGGAATCTTACTCATGACGAATGGAAAGAAAGAGAATTCTTTTGACGAAGAGAAGTATCGAGCAGCAGGGATATTATCAAGTATCCAATAATAATACCCCCAAGAAGGAGAATTTTTCCAAAGGTTTCAAGCTGAAGGCTCGCCCATCCCAAAAAAACAGATGGCAGAAAAAAGAACAAAAGAATCATGCGATCAGAAAAACCCGCTTTTCGAAGGCGATCATGTAAATGCAATTCATCCCCTCCTTGAAGGGGATTTTTTTTCGAGAGAAGACGCCGAAGAATCACAAACAACGCATCAAAAAATGGAATTGCCAAAACAAGAAGAATGGTCGCCATTTTTCCTCCAGAAAAAACAGAAAGCGTGGCAATAATAAATCCGTAAGACATAGCGCCCGTATCTCCGAGAAGCATTTTTGGAGGAGGAATATTGAAGAGGAAAAATCCAAATGCAGAGGCAGCAAATACAAAGGAAAGGAGTGCAATTTCTGTTTGAGAAACAAGTGGGGTAAGACTGAGCCACCCCAAAAAACTACCCGCAGAGGCAGCAGAAGCAGAAGAAAGCCCCGGAACACCATCAAGCCAATTGAGGATATTGGCAAAGCCAACAATCCAAAGCATCGTTATAATCTCTGGAAGCCAGAAAAAAGCATCTCTCAGAAAGAGTGTCTCTCCAAATGGATTCCCCAAATACTCAATAGAAACTCCAGAAAAAACAACCATTCCTGCGGCACAAAAATGAATCAGGAGTCGAAATGCCGAAGGAAGATGTCGTCGATCATCCCAAAAACTTACAAGGGCAATACAGGAAACAGCTCCACAGAAAAAAAGGAGGGAGACATTGAGTTTTGGAAAAAAAAGAAGAATAGAAACAAGAAAAGCACATATCGGAGCAACTCCTCCGGGATAAGGAATAGGAGAGCGCTTATACCCATATTTTTCTGGACGATCGAGAAGTCCTATTCTCGGAAAAAAATGAAGTGTTGCAAAACACAACAAGAGACTCAAACAAAAAGAGAAGGAAATAAGAAAAAGTGGAGAAAACCAGAAAGACATTTTTCAAGGGAGCAAAGAGGTGCACCCATTTTCTCACAGAGAAAAGAAAAAGAGAATACAAGAAAAAAAAGACTATTCCTATTCGGAATAGTCTTTAAGAAGTCTTTAAAAGGAGGAGGGATTAGTTTTCTTCGCTAACAGCAGGAAGAACCACTTCGAAGAGAACAGAATACCCTTCTACCATCCCTTTTCCTCGAGCAAGGCATATTGGAGAAAGGAGTGCTTGTGGAGCAGAATCCCCTTCCATAAAGTATCCGCATTCAAATCCTGTGAGCTCTGCTTCAGAAACAGGAACAGTGTCACCTCTTGCAACATCATAGAATTTACGACGATCTTCAGTAGCAATAGCACCAGGATATTGCAGTTCTACGTTACCAAGTTGAAAAATCCCCTCTTGTAAAAAACTTGTCACCGCTTCGACATTTTTCGTAGGAAGAGTGGTCTGCTCAGTAATATTGGGGAAGTTTGAGTAAAGAGCCGTGATCATTTGGTCATTCACATGAACATCAGCAACACCTATTTTTCCTGGAGTAAAAGTAGAGGAATCTTCTTCAGACTCGTTTCCAAGAGACAAAACCGGAAGAGAAAGGTTTGGGCGGAATCGATACCAAACATCTCCTTGCTCTTTCTCAAATGTCTCCACTGAATAAGGGAATTGCAACAATCCCAAATGAGAAAGTGTATCACCTACTTCCTGTCCAGAACTAACGGGGCTCCCCGAAAGATGAAGATTTGGAGCTGAAACAAAAAGGTGATAGACATCGTATGTCAAAAAGAATTCTCCAGTTTTCACATTCACCACATTATACACCTGCTCATTCATACGGAGGATATGTCCAATAAGACCAAGATTATCCCGAAGCTCTTTGACAACATCATATAGAGTTTTATCGAGTGGACGTGCGAGAAGGTACACAGGAAGCGTTTCGGGAAGATTGGTAATAGAAGAAAAATCATCTGTTTTCCACGAAATTTGATACGTTTTTTCTTTTTTGGGCTGTGGTTCTGATCGAGAAATAGAAGTATCTTCGAGTTCTTTCTTCTGAGGTTCAGT
Coding sequences within:
- the rplE gene encoding 50S ribosomal protein L5: MSFTKEYRQNIVPELQKKLGNRNIHAVPALQKITVSVGVGSYLKNEKTPASVVDGITRVTGQKPIIRNSTKSISNFKLREGMPVGVSVTLRKEKMYDFLERLVKIVFPRIRDFRGFSSRSFDGRGNYSLGIRDHLIFPEIPTDEIIRSFGVQVTFTTSAKNDKEAKLLLEAFGFPFQKS
- the rpsN gene encoding 30S ribosomal protein S14 (located in the peptidyl transferase center and involved in assembly of 30S ribosome subunit; similar to what is observed with proteins L31 and L33, some proteins in this family contain CXXC motifs that are involved in zinc binding; if two copies are present in a genome, then the duplicated copy appears to have lost the zinc-binding motif and is instead regulated by zinc; the proteins in this group appear to contain the zinc-binding motif), with the protein product MAKKSMIVKAERKREKVRRAALLGKKAKMGVRAYNCCNQCGRTRSYFRFFGLCRMCLREHARRGEIPGLTKSSW
- the rpsH gene encoding 30S ribosomal protein S8 yields the protein MQSDPIADFLTRIRNASQAKNEVLMCPYSKIKEEMGTILEREGFIEKSRVDRSGKFPVLRISLSPTRGQLSLKRVSRPGRRVYKSAKEIRSVQNGFGISIISTSSGLKTDTEARMGKMGGEVLCEIF
- the rplF gene encoding 50S ribosomal protein L6, yielding MSRIGKQPVVIPNGVEVSITGDIIAVKGKKGELTFSHHSHVSVSMEEGMLQVVRKSDEKEDRALHGLTRALIQNMVTGVNEGFSIRLEIIGVGYRTQVSDSKITLSLGFSHPVEMITPEGITAEIDKDTKQLVLSGIDKQKVGQFAAEIRSLRKPEPYKGKGIRYAGEHVRRKVGKAAGKK
- a CDS encoding 50S ribosomal protein L18 — encoded protein: MTMKKRQQWFNRKNRVRKTIGKGTSLRPRMLVFCSNRALYVQIIDDEKQVTVASVHSLKEKNGSTMETARKIGTEVAKRAQEKKVQSIVFDRNGYQYHGKVKAIAEAAREAGLQF
- the rpsE gene encoding 30S ribosomal protein S5 yields the protein MSDEIKITTPSGEDLNTSEEEKGVSSRGGKRGKGERSGGKGRKRNRREGGEREAKEFEEELLQVDRVTRVVKGGRRLRFRATVVIGDRKGRVGFGTDKAAEVPQAIQKAVRDAKKNLITVPMVNGTIPHQMKVKFKSAKILIMPAKSGSGIIAGGAMRKIADLAGIEDILGKNIGTSNRISSGKAMMIALKNLSQPKEEKKEFAKETVALAK
- the rplO gene encoding 50S ribosomal protein L15, giving the protein MKRSDLVPAVGSRTKKVRRGRGDGSGSGNYSGRGMKGQNARAGGGVRVGFEGGQTPLLRRTPKQRGFRNPNRVEFLAINFHILEKKFSDGEVVSPATLLEKRIIRNLNKPVKILATGTLTKQVSFEGITFSKSAESVLQNKKGSVPKKKSSVQVAPNVSEEAPQ
- a CDS encoding ABC transporter ATP-binding protein → MKKTFHFFAPEIRKYKWWLVGMIMSISLVSITQSGYPFLLRKIANIFSNDPSRESEVLLHQVFLSIFGLYVCTFFLWRIFEWTIIHFESLSMRDIDQRSFAIIQKKSFRFFQEEHIGSLVKKAGRLVNAFETFFDQLSFILFRNILDILIILTIFSIQKPIIGLLFGVWSILFIGGNYFFSRWKLKYDEAVAKADSQVGGVFTDSWGNFGAVKSFAKEEEEFERAKHATSYWEKKNRKSWILNNFSFAIQSFLMISMEIIIILVLINGWKKGTTNVGDFIFFETFLIPLFRTLWDFGKNLRQLFRAIADAKEMGEILEQEEEVKDISNAPEIVVKKGDIAFHDVQFSYSGDRQEIQNISLTIPAGQSVALVGNTGSGKTTITKLLLRFFDISSGTVTIDGQNIAHVTQQSLRRSISLVPQMPELFFRSISENIAFGKTGASKEEIRKAAEKAGAIDFINALPNGFDTLVGERGVKLSGGERQRIAIARAFLKDAPILVLDEATSALDSITEKAVQGAIEALLKNRTSIVIAHRLSTILQVDRILVLEKGKIAEDGTHEELLKNKGCYAEMWEHQSGGFLQEDDVSL
- a CDS encoding MoxR family ATPase, whose product is MSKKEMDISSANVLLQEVLAEMKKAIIGQQDLLERLVIAICSGGHVLLEGVPGLAKTKSISTLAKTMGVLFRRIQFTPDLLPSDLIGTRIYNPKDHTFSVKTGPVFANFILADEINRAPAKVQSALLEAMQEKQVTIGEETLALPSPFFVLATQNPIEQEGTYALPEAQTDRFLMKVTVSYPSPEEEIAIMNLNETFEEEESKKVISGKDILALQKICKKVYADDSIKHYIRDIVFASRHPASAGIPDLTPLIAFGASPRASIALLLASKAMALLRNRDFVTPDDIKDIGKDVLRHRIIPTYEAEAEEVTTDHILDQLFGAVRVP
- a CDS encoding BatD family protein; amino-acid sequence: MFSRILLSVSAFLLLFLLPISSGRSEGSFTAELVLQTENIIVNESFSVSLILRGTGDASIASVNVPIPPEFIQQGTSQSSRMTVVNGKMNSEFQLHTTILPQKTGTFSLGPATVVFSSGEKIQSNILSLSVISPPEIHQKDNSESSEASFMKDEEHIPEQKKVWNTTAVLLLVIGVCAGGISFLLGRKKNRISKVIPSEEFFPPKTPDIILPHVSEDDAVFAKKLLSALRLFISHTEGISAEEMTSREILAVLQERSSQLLPYVQPLLETLDGALFARKSLDKTNLLHRTHHLFSSFPNV
- a CDS encoding FAD-dependent oxidoreductase, whose protein sequence is MSKIPNPSFSAKLVQFEDVAHETRSFRFCISSETSPSSFSPGQFLLLCLPDDGARRAYSLASAPQELPFFELVVKHVPNGKASTFLWDSLPGKVVDFLGPLGKFGIRFPQKRQIFFATGTGIAPFRSMLHFFSSESNAPEIFLFFGVRNEEYLCFQEEFSHWESKSPKRCHITFCVSQPKLPPENYREGRVTTIASTLDASFFENAEVSLCGGYTMVKEMQQILMEKGVSPEHINRESW
- a CDS encoding undecaprenyl/decaprenyl-phosphate alpha-N-acetylglucosaminyl 1-phosphate transferase is translated as MSFWFSPLFLISFSFCLSLLLCFATLHFFPRIGLLDRPEKYGYKRSPIPYPGGVAPICAFLVSILLFFPKLNVSLLFFCGAVSCIALVSFWDDRRHLPSAFRLLIHFCAAGMVVFSGVSIEYLGNPFGETLFLRDAFFWLPEIITMLWIVGFANILNWLDGVPGLSSASAASAGSFLGWLSLTPLVSQTEIALLSFVFAASAFGFFLFNIPPPKMLLGDTGAMSYGFIIATLSVFSGGKMATILLVLAIPFFDALFVILRRLLSKKNPLQGGDELHLHDRLRKAGFSDRMILLFFFLPSVFLGWASLQLETFGKILLLGGIIIGYLIISLLLDTSLRQKNSLSFHSS